In Rutidosis leptorrhynchoides isolate AG116_Rl617_1_P2 chromosome 2, CSIRO_AGI_Rlap_v1, whole genome shotgun sequence, one genomic interval encodes:
- the LOC139888827 gene encoding uncharacterized protein yields MGFKYHPKCKSQSIINLCFADDLFLFSHADMTSVKILNMMPFEEGKLPVRYLGVPLVSSRLLNRDCKLLMEMVRNRIFNWKSKFLSFAGRMQLISSVLVRCLLVNKQSLWVKWIHSYRLEDRSFWDVMVSPNASWSWGKLLHIRDFIKDHLIYKIGNGGNTSAWYDIWNDHGRLVNVLTRRNIIREGFNGNEMVCNIMHNGNFNWLATWLTEFPIPNNIDPPCLTNKDDDVLWKDLNGIVSEFSVYKVWETIRPRATCVPWFNVVWFKQCIPSHTFVVWLLMDTRLKTQDKLKDWERNPNNSLQCLMCNGQPDSHDHIFFECPFSAQLHMKFGQLAMMLDWYCSWKSTRDAFIPFAARNLYRMVVPKIVFAATVYFIW; encoded by the exons ATGGGTTTCAAGTATCATCCGAAATGTAAGAGTCAAAGTATTATCAACTTATGTTTTGCGGACGATCTTTTTCTTTTTTCCCATGCTGATATGACTTCGGTGAAG ATCCTTAACATGATGCCATTCGAAGAGGGTAAGCTACCAGTGAGATACCTTGGTGTTCCGCTTGTATCGTCTCGATTACTTAATCGTGATTGCAAGTTGCTTATGGAGATGGTTCGAAATCGCATTTTTAACTGGAAAAGTAAATTTTTGTCGTTTGCGGGTCGTATGCAATTGATATCGTCTGTACTG GTGAGATGTTTGCTTGTTAATAAACAATCTCTTTGGGTTAAGTGGATACATTCTTATCGCCTTGAAGATCGCAGTTTTTGGGATGTTATGGTCTCACCAAACGCAAGCTGGAGTTGGGGCAAGCTTCTCCATATTCGTGATTTTATTAAGGATCATCTCATCTACAAGATTGGTAATGGAGGCAACACTTCAGCATGGTATGACATTTGGAACGATCATGGCAGACTTGTAAATGTATTAACAAGGAGGAACATCATACGTGAGGGGTTTAATGGTAATGAAATGGTGTGTAATATTATGCATAATGGTAACTTTAATTGGCTAGCGACATGGTTAACTGAGTTCCCTATTCCTAACAACATAGATCCCCCATGCTTGacaaataaagatgatgatgtgttGTGGAAGGATCTTAATGGCATAGTCTCAGAATTTTCTGTGTATAAAGTGTGGGAAACTATTCGACCACGAGCCACTTGTGTTCCATGGTTCAATGTTGTTTGGTTCAAGCAGTGCATCCCTAGTCATACTTTTGTAGTATGGTTGCTTATGGATACTCGGCTGAAAACTCAGGACAAACTCAAAGATTGGGAGCGCAACCCGAATAATAGCTTGCAATGCTTGATGTGTAATGGTCAGCCGGACTCACATGACCATATCTTCTTCGAATGTCCCTTTTCTGCGCAGCTGCATATGAAGTTTGGTCAGTTAGCCATGATGCTGGACTGGTACTGCTCATGGAAGAGTACTCGTGATGCTTTTATTCCCTTTGCTGCTCGTAATTTGTATAGAATGGTGGTTCCGAAGATAGTTTTTGCAGCCACAGTTTATTTTATATGGTAA